The Ptiloglossa arizonensis isolate GNS036 chromosome 4, iyPtiAriz1_principal, whole genome shotgun sequence genome contains the following window.
CATACGATATAAAGCCGGTAAGCTTAATTAAAGGTGGCGGGGAACAACATTCCAACGAATTTCGTGAAATTAATCCCATGGAGCAGGTACCCGCGCTTCACATTGACAATCACACGTTAATAGAGTCTGTGAGTATAGGTGTAattgtacatatttatttatattagcgCGAAACGGTGCAGATGACTGAAAATCTATCGATTACAGTTGAATATCTTGCAATATTTGGAAGAGACCAGACCACATCGACCTTTAATGCCTGCAGATCCGGTAAAGAGAGCTAGAGTGAGGGAAATTTGCGAAGTAATTGCCAGTGGTATTCAACCTCTGCAGAATCTGGTTGTGTTGATCTACGTCGGCGAAGAACGTAAGAAAGAATGGGCTCAACATTGGATTACCAGAGGTTTAACAGGTACATTGATAACGAAAGTAGAGAAATACATAGTGTCAAAATGACcgaaacgattatttttcagCGGTAGAAAAGTTACTGTCATCTAGCGCAGGAAAATACTGTGTGGGGGACGAAATCACATTAGCAGATTGTTGCTTGATACCACAAATATTTAACGCAAGAAGGTTTCTCGTCGATCTGAGACCTTTCCCAACAATTTTAAGGGT
Protein-coding sequences here:
- the LOC143145567 gene encoding putative maleylacetoacetate isomerase 2, coding for MSVMGKPVLYSYWRSSCSWRVRIALNLKEIPYDIKPVSLIKGGGEQHSNEFREINPMEQVPALHIDNHTLIESLNILQYLEETRPHRPLMPADPVKRARVREICEVIASGIQPLQNLVVLIYVGEERKKEWAQHWITRGLTAVEKLLSSSAGKYCVGDEITLADCCLIPQIFNARRFLVDLRPFPTILRVDRHLENHPAFTAAHPNNQPDCPPEATK